From one Phytohabitans houttuyneae genomic stretch:
- a CDS encoding DUF6082 family protein — MTATKRRRRPGWSLIRAFLWTSAVAALAGAIVLAGLGLVAKLEGDEAATTWAVWGSIGESFGVLNTIFSGFACAALVVTFWMQFHELKGQRVELASQRESLSLTQAELHRSTEANLRRLHVDLQKIALDDPDLAEVWPIYGTDAPLKRRRQYIYANLILQHIRLQWSISVYSDDEVRGALRYVFRSPLMRDFWKTTARARNSVLVPGGSEFMFARLAGEICDEYEAVLEQANLWRSGSSNDQPANEWEQLKPETLTDVA, encoded by the coding sequence ATGACCGCCACAAAACGCAGAAGACGGCCAGGCTGGTCCTTGATCCGCGCCTTTCTCTGGACCTCAGCCGTCGCCGCATTGGCTGGCGCGATCGTACTGGCGGGCCTCGGACTGGTTGCAAAGTTGGAAGGCGACGAAGCTGCCACAACCTGGGCAGTTTGGGGCAGCATTGGCGAGTCGTTTGGAGTATTGAATACCATATTTTCTGGCTTCGCATGCGCAGCCCTTGTCGTCACATTTTGGATGCAATTCCATGAGCTCAAAGGCCAGCGGGTCGAACTCGCCTCCCAGCGAGAATCACTTAGCCTGACACAGGCGGAACTACATCGAAGTACAGAGGCTAACCTTCGCCGTCTTCATGTTGATCTGCAGAAGATTGCCCTCGACGATCCAGACCTGGCCGAAGTATGGCCAATATATGGAACCGATGCCCCACTGAAGCGCCGTCGCCAATACATCTATGCGAATCTGATTCTGCAGCACATTCGGCTGCAATGGTCTATTAGCGTCTATAGTGACGACGAGGTGCGCGGCGCACTTAGGTACGTCTTTAGAAGCCCTCTAATGCGAGACTTCTGGAAGACGACCGCTAGGGCGCGCAACTCGGTGCTGGTTCCCGGTGGATCAGAGTTCATGTTCGCAAGACTTGCTGGCGAGATCTGCGATGAGTACGAAGCCGTGCTGGAACAAGCGAATCTGTGGCGGTCGGGATCCTCCAACGACCAACCTGCCAACGAGTGGGAACAGTTGAAGCCAGAAACGCTAACCGACGTGGCCTAA
- a CDS encoding histone-like nucleoid-structuring protein Lsr2, giving the protein MARQVIETLIDDLDGKAAEETVRFGIDGVDYSIDLSGRNASKLRSLLSTYQDAGTRLGRSTVSGHGRREPVGGRRAGGREENRAIREWAAKQGKELSERGRIPAAIVEEYRAASR; this is encoded by the coding sequence GTGGCGCGGCAGGTTATCGAGACTTTGATTGACGACCTCGACGGCAAGGCTGCCGAAGAGACGGTGAGGTTCGGTATCGACGGGGTGGACTACTCCATCGATCTGTCGGGCCGCAACGCGAGCAAGCTCCGGTCGCTGCTGTCTACCTATCAGGACGCCGGTACCCGTTTGGGTCGGTCGACGGTGTCGGGTCACGGGCGGCGTGAACCGGTTGGTGGCCGGCGGGCCGGTGGCCGCGAGGAGAACCGGGCCATCCGGGAGTGGGCTGCCAAGCAGGGCAAAGAGCTGTCGGAGCGTGGCAGGATCCCCGCCGCCATCGTTGAGGAGTATCGGGCCGCTAGCCGCTAG
- a CDS encoding DUF6308 family protein, with the protein MGTDLVVGGGRLDRCLVDADKLLCDYRTDDGLRYLDWRPTTDPDRLMPEDLAVTILINSRVGPAAFKSVQDRGVDLDLEGLPDMPLAQTSLEVRGRVARLIADVAQWKGFAASVATKVLHKKRPQLIPILDNQAIFGAYMNPRWPERRSLVDSVYAESRIAEALEWIWTDLTRRENADAWTLLSALEPGRSRIELFDMIWWVNFRRIEPVRPASPV; encoded by the coding sequence ATGGGGACCGACCTGGTAGTTGGCGGTGGCCGTCTTGACCGCTGTCTCGTGGACGCCGACAAACTGCTCTGTGACTATCGAACCGACGACGGCCTGCGGTATCTGGACTGGAGGCCGACCACGGATCCGGATCGGCTGATGCCGGAGGATCTCGCTGTTACGATCCTGATCAACTCGCGGGTCGGGCCTGCGGCTTTCAAGAGCGTTCAGGATCGAGGCGTCGACCTGGATCTTGAAGGGCTTCCCGACATGCCGCTGGCCCAGACCTCCCTGGAAGTCCGCGGCAGGGTCGCGCGTCTGATTGCCGACGTCGCGCAGTGGAAGGGATTCGCTGCGTCGGTTGCCACGAAGGTCCTACACAAGAAGCGGCCTCAACTCATACCGATCCTCGACAACCAGGCGATCTTTGGCGCCTACATGAATCCGCGATGGCCTGAAAGGCGGTCGTTAGTGGACAGCGTGTACGCCGAGAGTCGTATCGCCGAGGCGCTGGAGTGGATCTGGACGGATCTGACGCGGCGGGAGAACGCGGACGCTTGGACTCTCTTGTCCGCGCTTGAACCGGGGCGATCAAGGATCGAATTGTTCGACATGATCTGGTGGGTGAATTTTCGGCGTATAGAACCGGTGCGTCCAGCGTCCCCAGTGTGA